A single genomic interval of Panthera uncia isolate 11264 chromosome A1 unlocalized genomic scaffold, Puncia_PCG_1.0 HiC_scaffold_17, whole genome shotgun sequence harbors:
- the SNCAIP gene encoding synphilin-1 isoform X4 gives MVSETEAIAELSCSKDFPSLIHYAGCFGQEKILLWLLQFMQEQGISLDEVDPDGNSAVHVASQHGYLGCIQTLVEYGANVTMHNHAGEKPSQSAERHGHTLCSRYLVVVETCMSLASQVVKLTKQLKEQTMERVTLQNQLQQLLEAQKSEGKSLLSSPSSPSSPASRRSQWKSPDADDESVAKSKPGVQEGIQVLGSLSASSRARAKAKDEDSDKILRQLLGKDISESVCTQEKLSLEFQDAQASSRNSKKIPADKRELKLARLRQLMQRSLSESDTDSNTSEDPKSTPVRKADRPRPQPIVGSVESVDSAESLHLMIKKHTLASGRRFPFGIKASKSLDGHSPSPTSESSEPDLESQCPASGTTPPSQPSGDPTQPSPDSTTTQKVAMSPKSALKSPSSKRRTSQNLKLRVTFEEPVVQMEQASLEPTGEKDRDKGRTPQRTSTGSESGDQLKRPFGTFRSIMETLSGNQNNNNNYQAANQLKTSTLPLTSLGRKTTDAKRSPVSSASKGKNKAEMYGSCVTLSSNTLTEEPLRNRARHNDINRKMKKSCSIKHIAEPESNELFL, from the exons ATGGTGAGTGAAACCGAGGCCATTGCCGAACTGAGTTGTTCTAAGGATTTTCCAAGCCTCATTCATTATGCAGGTTGCTTTGGTCAG GAGAAAATTCTTCTTTGGCTTCTTCAGTTTATGCAAGAACAGGGCATCTCGCTGGATGAAGTGGACCCAGATGGCAACAGTGCCGTCCACGTAGCCTCACAGCATGGCTACCTCGGGTGCATACAG ACATTGGTTGAATACGGAGCAAATGTCACCATGCACAACCACGCCGGGGAGAAGCCCTCCCAGAGCGCCGAGCGCCACGGGCACACCCTGTGCTCCCGGTACCTGGTGGTGGTGGAGACCTGCATGTCGCTGGCCTCTCAGGTGGTGAAGCTGACCAAGCAGCTGAAGGA ACAGACAATGGAACGTGTCACACTGCAGAACCAGCTCCAACAACTTCTAGAAGCCCAGAAATCAGAGGGCAAGTCCCTCCTTTCCTCGCCCAG TTCGCCATCCTCCCCCGCTTCCAGAAGGTCCCAGTGGAAATCTCCAGATGCGGATGATGAGTCTGTAGCCAAGAGCAAACCCGGGGTCCAAGAGGGGATTCAGGTGCTCGGAAGCCTGTCGGCATCCAGCCGGGCCAGGGCCAAAGCAAAAGATGAAGATTCTGACAAAATCCTCCGCCAGTTACTGGGGAAGGATATCTCAGAGAGTGTCTGCACCCAGGAAAAGCTGTCCTTGGAATTCCAGGATGCTCAGGCTTCTTCTAGAAACTCAAAGAAGATCCCTGCAGACAAGAGGGAGCTGAAGTTGGCTCGGCTGAGGCAGCTGATGCAGCGGTCCCTGAGTGAGTCCGACACCGATTCCAACACCTCTGAGGACCCCAAGAGCACACCCGTGAGGAAGGCCGACAGGCCCAGACCGCAGCCCATTGTGGGAAGTGTGGAGAGTGTGGACAGCGCAGAAAGCCTGCACCTGATGATCAAGAAACACACGTTGGCATCAGGACGCAGGTTTCCTTTTGGTATCAAAGCCTCCAAATCTCTAGATGGCcatagcccatctcccacctccgAGAGCAGCGAACCCGACTTGGAATCCCAGTGTCCTGCCTCAGGGACCACTCCCCCAAGCCAGCCCTCCGGAGACCCTACTCAGCCCAGCCCTGACAGCACCACCACCCAGAAAGTGGCCATGAGCCCCAAAAGTGCCCTCAAGTCTCCGTCTTCCAAGCGCCGGACATCTCAGAACTTAAAACTCCGAGTTACCTTTGAGGAGCCCGTGGTCCAGATGGAGCAAGCTAGCCTCGAGCCCactggggagaaggacagagataAGGGCAGGACCCCCCAGAGGACCTCTACGGGTAGCGAATCGGGGGATCAACTGAAAAGGCCTTTTGGAACCTTCCGATCTATCATGGAGACGCTCAGTGGCAACCAGAACAATAATAACAATTACCAGGCAGCCAACCAGCTGAAGACCTCCACACTGCCGTTAACCTCACTTGGAAGGAAGACAACAGATGCCAAGAGAAGTCCCGTGAGCTCTGCtagcaaaggaaagaataaggCG GAGATGTACGGCAGCTGCGTCACCCTTTCCTCTAACACGCTGACCGAAGAGCCTCTGCGTAACCGTGCACG GCATAATGAcatcaacagaaaaatgaagaaatcctgCAGCATAAAGCACATTGCTGAGCCAGAGTCAAATGAACTCTTCTTGTAA